Within Topomyia yanbarensis strain Yona2022 chromosome 2, ASM3024719v1, whole genome shotgun sequence, the genomic segment TCTCCTAATATCGTGACATTCGTcataaatataaattttgaattacatCACCAAAGTAGTCAAATGTGCGAAAATATTGCTATTACTCATCAACTGCATTTTCGAATATTTCCTCTCTAGTTCAAAGAAAAACATGTAGATAGACTCCGCAACGTAAATCAATGCATTTTCGAATTGCATGATTGAgtattttgcaaaatatttcgaaaaaataattcGTCAAGCATTTATTAAAACTAAATTCACACAATATTCCTGATTGCCTAAACTAGCAGATAAAATAACTTGGTAAACCGTTCAGCCAAATTTACGGTTTTTCTCTCCGCGTGTCTTTTAAAGCATCGTCTTTGATTTTACTGTGACGTTTTGAGAGACGGGCTTGTAGTTGtgatattgcgcacttcccaccaacctggactccgcactttcaaagtgcgagtgatcaaactgctactgaaaactgcgagctgtcaaaacacatgtatttcaagtgatagagatggtactttgatagacagaccagtcgagctacacagtctatgagaagaatttaatagaaaaatagcaagtgcgcagtgcggttagaatccagtttatagtgccacaaacaatatatttcatgtgctgtattgcaaccgagagtgtagatatgaggtttggcattggaaaaagatgCTAACTACAGTCGACTTGGAAAAACATCGCAAGGCAAAacatcacatctacaaaatattagcaaaaCTTTGGTATACTATATGTGACATTTTGACTTACGATTAAATTAACATGTAAAGAGTTATTATCTTTCTCTATTATTTGTGCAGGATAAAGGATCAATGCCTAgcttttatttggcataataaactcagcttgtttacatttgttagatgTTACGTTTTGAATAAATGGTATAGAAATATCCGAACAATGAATAACAGGTCAAAACTTATTTGGCAACTCTGGTCGTAGCACAGACCAAAACCTTTTCCTATGATTTTCTCCCTCACCACAGGAGACGCTGCAATCGTTATCTGCTTCGTTTGTCAATGACAAATTGTCATTTACGTCTGACATTTTCAGAAATAGGTAAATAATCCAGTTCAGACAACACATTCGCTACTGCGTTCGTCGGcgtaaaaaaactattttgcagTGAGTCGGTTCTGCCGGATAAAGCAAAAGAATGCTTCCATCGCGCGCTCAGCTACTGGGACGTTTGCTACAGCGCGCCGTTGCATCCCGCGGTACAGCAATCGTTTCTAAACAGATCATCCGTCGAAGTCACGAGTAAGTGCCGCATTTTGTCACGGAACATTATGTAATTTGTTGTTTCCATTCCCTTTATATTAATTAAATTTCTAATTTCAGTGTTTCATACCGGGTGAACGGTCCAACGCCGTCTTTGGCGGCCCGCGCCGGAGCTCAATTTGCCGGAGGTTTAATGTGGTGGTGGGTCCTTTGGCATCTGTTCCACGAATACGAACACATTACGGTTTGTTCCGCCGTTTTAGTTTGTCATGCAGTCGATCCGAGAAGTTATGATTTTATTTGATTACAGGGAGAGTTTGATTATCCTGACCCGTCGGCTTGGACCAATGCTGAGCTGGGAATCCCACCTGATGATTACGAGGAATAAGTGgtctaaattttattattttctaggCAAAAGCAAATTAATGAATTCATCTGCTTGTAACAAGTGTTGGTTGTAAATAAAAGCTGTGAAGGAGCAGCAAGAAAGATGCTTAAATAGTTCGGTTTAAATTTACTTACAGGCGGGTGGGGTATAGTTCTAAGTCGTAAGTCAGACCAGGATGAATGGTCAGGAATAAAAGTTCAGCGCAAATCCTAagaatgaaaatatcaaatGTGTAAAATTCGGGCTGAGGTAATTCAGCGAAATAAACGCTAGTTCTCTCAAAAAATAGGCAATGACAGCCACATATGCTTGAAGATTGGTTAATAGAAAATTCGTATACAGGAATGTCCAAATATCCAAAGCTATAATTAAATTATATTCAAGACTAATCATTCGCTAAAATCACTGAGAATTTGGCTGTTTTGTTTAGAACCGAAGTTTAGGCTCTTAAATTAAGACCCAGGACCAAATTTACACTGCAAATGTATAGGCTGTTttacattaaaatttaattaaaggGTTTAGCGAAGCATGGTCTACCTTCCGTCTTTTATTTTCGACCActcaaattttattattttttgctgagatcaaaaaatttaataaatcttaaacaagaaaaaatatagTAAAAATAACCCATCTTCCCCTTTCTTACATACAAGTATAATAAATAGCGTACAAGCGAAAGTTGCTGTTTTTCTAGCGACCACCAGATGGAAAATTGAACGTTCTATTCAACTTGATGTTATCGTGCACCAGGTGGCAACACCAAGATACACGCTAATTTCTACTAATCCCTTTTTCGGGTATAACGGAATGATTGGCGATTGTACGTTGAAACAGCTCACAGATAGCActggaagcaaagtgttgctgatttcattctgttctgtcatagtgcatgtATTTTCtctaacggccaatttcttcacctggatgaaaaccgatttttgttgaaaaccggttttcggctaATTAGTCACCAGCAactcgaaaactggttttcatcgaaaaccggttttcatccagtgaagaaatcggccgtAAGACAAAACAAGACAACTAGTAAGCGATTTCTGGAGCCAGCGTGGAGCCCAAAATAACGTCTTCGAATTTGACCAATGGGATACCGTTTTCGCTACCACAGGGTCCATTTCGCAGTGTTGACATCATGATCAATGCAAGTtgtctaataaaataatttggaTTCGTCAATTCTGTATCGTAGATATTTAATATATTAAATAACGctgaatatttgaataaagacTCGACATATCAATCatttccatatcaacttttgaatagggctaataagatttgtaaacaaaccttTGTTTTGCTTATTCCTTaaattgttataatttcaaTCCAGAAAACttaactcagtttcggacctaactgctgtcaaaccgttcGTTTGAAGCTagtttcgaacctaggttatgtgccaatgaactgaaaaccgagttgggttccaacctgaaatatatttcggtttcgctcacaccaccgctgtttagcaagaacccaactcagttccattaaaaacgtttgtttgaagcaactaacctgggttacggccaatttcttcatctggatgaaaactggttttcgttgaaaaccggttttcggctaattggtcaccagcaacctgaaaactggttttcagcgaaaaccggttttcatccattGCAGAAATTGGCCGTTAGTGTCTAAttttcaatcgaaaacgacatgtaaattagagatggtcgggttcgggtttttagacccgaaacccggacccgacccgaacccgacgggtttcgggttgGGTTCGGGTTCCATAAATtgaagcttctcgggttcgggtcgggt encodes:
- the LOC131681843 gene encoding probable NADH dehydrogenase [ubiquinone] 1 beta subcomplex subunit 2, mitochondrial gives rise to the protein MLPSRAQLLGRLLQRAVASRGTAIVSKQIIRRSHDVSYRVNGPTPSLAARAGAQFAGGLMWWWVLWHLFHEYEHITGEFDYPDPSAWTNAELGIPPDDYEE